Proteins from a genomic interval of Clostridium scatologenes:
- a CDS encoding energy-coupling factor ABC transporter ATP-binding protein yields MKKIVVENLKYKYPLSKDLALKGVSFEIEEGEFIGIVGRNGAGKSTLCQALTGLVPNFFFGGYGGKVLIDGLEVRKTPISDLSLKVGIVFQNPFTQVTGSKLTVYEEIAFGLENMGLSREEMKERIDYSLKLLSIEKFKDRNPFALSGGQMQRMAIASIIAMKPDIIVLDEPTSQLDPEGSEEVFKSVHKLSKEGMTVIMVEHKIEKIAKYSDRIMLLSEGKLIDFDIPEKVFSREDLRSYGVKEPSYTEMCKELSIINPKTGLYPATLEEAYDLVVNSNE; encoded by the coding sequence ATGAAGAAAATAGTAGTAGAAAATTTAAAATATAAATATCCTCTTTCAAAGGATTTAGCGCTTAAGGGTGTATCATTTGAAATAGAAGAAGGAGAGTTTATAGGTATTGTAGGAAGAAATGGTGCAGGAAAATCAACTTTATGTCAGGCATTGACTGGGTTAGTACCTAATTTCTTCTTTGGTGGCTATGGAGGAAAAGTATTAATTGATGGATTAGAAGTGAGAAAAACTCCTATAAGTGATTTATCTTTAAAGGTTGGCATAGTTTTTCAAAATCCTTTTACCCAAGTTACAGGTTCTAAACTTACTGTATATGAAGAAATTGCCTTTGGACTTGAAAATATGGGGCTTTCAAGAGAAGAAATGAAAGAGAGAATAGATTATTCTTTAAAGCTTTTATCTATAGAAAAATTTAAGGATAGAAATCCCTTTGCATTATCAGGTGGGCAGATGCAAAGAATGGCAATTGCCAGTATAATAGCAATGAAGCCAGATATAATAGTTTTAGATGAACCTACATCACAGCTTGACCCAGAAGGTTCAGAAGAAGTATTTAAATCAGTTCATAAATTAAGCAAGGAAGGCATGACTGTAATAATGGTAGAGCATAAAATTGAGAAGATAGCTAAATATTCTGATAGAATAATGCTCTTAAGTGAAGGAAAGTTAATAGATTTTGATATACCAGAAAAAGTTTTTTCAAGAGAAGATTTAAGAAGTTATGGTGTTAAAGAACCTTCCTATACAGAAATGTGCAAAGAATTATCTATAATAAATCCTAAAACTGGATTATATCCAGCAACCTTAGAGGAAGCTTATGATTTGGTGGTGAATTCAAATGAATAA
- a CDS encoding acyl-CoA hydrolase — MPETFVKPEKNYETMIRTRMSSGEAHYAGELVNGSHTVELMGDVATNLMIMRDGNEGTCLGYDEIRYTFPTYAGDFIEVDGRIIGECGNKRKVQLRAFKIAENARMLRQDSAVNVYENPVMTVEATAIYEVPEK; from the coding sequence ATGCCAGAAACATTTGTTAAACCAGAAAAAAATTATGAAACTATGATACGTACTCGAATGTCTTCAGGTGAAGCTCATTATGCAGGTGAATTAGTTAATGGTTCACATACAGTAGAATTAATGGGTGATGTTGCAACTAACCTAATGATTATGCGTGATGGCAATGAGGGTACATGCTTAGGTTATGATGAAATTAGATATACATTCCCTACTTATGCAGGAGATTTTATAGAGGTAGATGGACGAATAATAGGAGAATGTGGAAATAAAAGAAAAGTACAGTTAAGAGCTTTTAAAATAGCTGAAAATGCTAGAATGTTAAGACAGGATTCTGCTGTAAATGTTTATGAAAATCCTGTTATGACAGTTGAAGCTACAGCTATTTACGAAGTACCTGAAAAATAA
- a CDS encoding energy-coupling factor ABC transporter ATP-binding protein, whose product MNKKIEVKDLHFSYSKEEEILKGINLELDNRSTAIIGQNGAGKTTFVKLLKGLLKPLEGEILIEGINTKEATVASLSSKIGLVFQNPNDQIFKNKVIDEVMFGALNIGQSREEAYKNSMDALKMVGLEHLEHSNPYDLSLSERKLISIASIVSMNTDIIIFDEPTIAQDYEGREKIKNIILKLREKNKLVITIIHDMDFVAECFERVVVFAQGEMLMDGTTREIFSREEELKKAYLEAPHITKFCKKLGFSETFLTVNEFVKYKKSIS is encoded by the coding sequence ATGAATAAAAAAATTGAAGTTAAAGATCTTCATTTTTCATATAGCAAGGAAGAGGAAATTTTAAAAGGTATAAATTTAGAGTTGGACAATAGAAGCACAGCTATAATTGGTCAAAATGGAGCAGGAAAAACTACCTTTGTTAAATTGTTAAAAGGTCTTTTAAAGCCCTTAGAAGGTGAAATACTCATAGAAGGTATAAACACTAAAGAAGCAACTGTAGCCAGCTTATCATCAAAAATAGGATTGGTTTTTCAAAATCCTAATGATCAAATATTTAAAAATAAAGTAATAGATGAAGTTATGTTTGGAGCATTAAATATTGGACAAAGTAGAGAAGAAGCTTATAAAAATTCCATGGATGCTTTAAAAATGGTAGGATTGGAGCATTTAGAACACAGCAATCCTTATGATTTAAGCTTATCTGAAAGAAAACTTATAAGTATAGCTTCAATAGTTTCTATGAATACAGATATTATAATATTTGATGAACCAACAATTGCGCAAGATTATGAAGGAAGAGAAAAAATTAAAAATATAATATTAAAATTGAGAGAAAAAAATAAACTTGTTATAACCATAATTCATGATATGGACTTTGTAGCAGAATGTTTTGAAAGAGTTGTTGTGTTTGCTCAAGGAGAAATGTTAATGGATGGCACAACAAGAGAGATTTTTTCAAGAGAAGAGGAGCTTAAGAAAGCATATTTAGAAGCACCTCATATAACTAAGTTTTGTAAAAAGTTAGGTTTTAGTGAAACGTTCTTAACTGTTAATGAATTTGTAAAATACAAAAAAAGCATTTCGTAA
- a CDS encoding hotdog domain-containing protein encodes MVRESILRYRVNPDSTHYLGGVMKPNKHLDIYGDVGTELCVLQDGDESLFAGYEKVEFLKPVYEGDYIECHGRIIKVGNSSRKCEFETYKVATPARRNGKPDAKVNDVDVLDPPVLVARAIGTLVVKKNCQRGVQPEGVIKNKWE; translated from the coding sequence ATGGTTAGAGAATCTATTCTTAGATACAGGGTAAATCCTGATAGTACACATTATTTAGGAGGGGTTATGAAACCCAATAAACATTTAGATATATATGGGGATGTAGGAACTGAACTTTGTGTTCTTCAAGATGGAGATGAATCATTATTTGCAGGATATGAAAAAGTGGAATTTTTAAAACCAGTTTACGAAGGAGATTATATTGAATGTCATGGACGTATAATTAAAGTTGGAAATTCTTCTCGTAAATGTGAGTTTGAAACATATAAGGTAGCTACCCCAGCAAGACGCAATGGAAAACCCGATGCCAAAGTAAATGATGTTGATGTTTTGGACCCACCAGTTTTGGTAGCAAGAGCAATAGGAACTTTAGTTGTTAAGAAAAATTGCCAAAGGGGAGTTCAACCAGAGGGTGTTATAAAAAACAAATGGGAATAA
- a CDS encoding ABC transporter substrate-binding protein, with the protein MGIKKQKFVRRLLVTSICILLFVFTVWIVFMKTTSKKPIIIGFDAQLTGKQSEIGIQERNGVQLAVEKINASGGINGKKVQLMIRDDLGIPEQAQKMDSDLIKLGAVAIIGHSTSEQTLAGVKMANDDKEIMIGPTVSTPKLAGIDDYFFHVYPSFNESSKAFAEYIYKKNNIKQMSIIYDTDNKAYSEDYMEIFENKFKSLGGNINGEISFSSKKQSDFSSLLSKLNGSKIQGILIIASDIDTAMIAQKIRSMNLSFPLYASSWAQTPTLIVNGGTAVEGMKVEQCYVPNDKSQAFKDFQNNYKTRFGSEPSFGAAFGYEASSMLIEALKSTEGKKKDLKEEILKNNNFTGIIDGFSVDKLGDTKIPFYLSSINRGQFVVIEKLSSINSENNIN; encoded by the coding sequence ATGGGTATTAAGAAACAAAAGTTTGTTAGGAGATTGTTGGTTACATCCATTTGTATACTTTTATTTGTTTTTACAGTATGGATTGTTTTTATGAAAACAACAAGTAAAAAACCTATAATTATTGGTTTTGATGCTCAACTTACAGGTAAACAGTCTGAAATTGGGATACAAGAGAGAAATGGAGTTCAGCTTGCGGTTGAAAAAATTAATGCATCAGGCGGTATTAATGGGAAAAAGGTACAATTAATGATACGTGATGATCTTGGAATACCAGAACAGGCACAAAAAATGGATTCAGATCTCATTAAATTAGGTGCTGTTGCTATTATCGGACATTCTACTAGTGAACAAACTTTAGCAGGTGTTAAAATGGCAAATGATGATAAAGAAATAATGATAGGACCAACAGTATCTACTCCAAAATTAGCTGGTATAGATGATTATTTTTTTCATGTGTATCCTTCCTTTAACGAAAGCTCAAAAGCTTTTGCAGAATATATTTATAAAAAGAATAATATAAAGCAAATGTCCATAATTTATGATACAGATAATAAAGCATATTCAGAGGATTATATGGAAATTTTTGAAAATAAGTTTAAATCTTTAGGTGGTAACATAAATGGAGAAATTAGCTTTTCATCTAAGAAGCAATCAGATTTTTCATCATTATTATCTAAATTAAATGGTAGTAAAATACAAGGTATACTTATAATTGCATCAGATATTGACACAGCTATGATTGCTCAAAAAATTAGATCTATGAATTTGTCATTTCCATTATATGCTTCCTCTTGGGCACAAACACCAACTTTAATTGTTAATGGCGGTACAGCAGTTGAAGGAATGAAGGTTGAACAATGTTATGTTCCTAATGATAAATCTCAAGCTTTTAAAGATTTCCAAAATAACTATAAAACCAGATTTGGAAGTGAACCTTCATTTGGAGCTGCTTTTGGTTATGAGGCTTCTTCAATGCTTATAGAAGCTCTTAAAAGTACTGAAGGAAAGAAAAAGGACTTAAAAGAAGAAATTTTAAAAAATAATAATTTTACAGGAATAATAGATGGTTTTTCTGTAGATAAGCTTGGTGATACGAAAATACCTTTCTATTTAAGTTCTATTAATAGAGGTCAATTCGTTGTGATTGAAAAATTAAGCTCAATAAATTCTGAAAATAACATCAATTAA